Proteins encoded by one window of Nisaea sediminum:
- a CDS encoding DMT family transporter has translation MPTTVISPAAGAESPRVGIVFGLLAAVIWGGFLAYSRRGVVVGLEAVDIAFLRYVSAGLVMLPLFLRRSVRKELAALGWFKPLVLAALAGPLFIIVGASGFYFAPAAHAAVIQPGAMTLASVCAATLLFGERMNPARLAGVLILVAGLATIAGPGLLGGEAGAWRGDLLFAAAGTMFAAYTILVRRWRIGAWTSTAIVSVLSGLMLGPAYLALRGPGALLSASPAVLLEQVVVQGILSAVVALFAFARAVHHLGPGRAAVFPALAPSMAILIAIPVVGEFPTALQWAGLAVATLGLLISLRRPS, from the coding sequence ATGCCAACCACCGTCATCTCTCCCGCCGCGGGAGCGGAATCGCCGCGTGTCGGCATCGTCTTCGGGTTGCTCGCGGCCGTGATCTGGGGCGGCTTTCTTGCCTACTCTCGACGGGGTGTGGTTGTCGGTCTGGAGGCGGTCGATATCGCCTTTCTGCGTTACGTGTCCGCCGGGCTGGTCATGCTCCCGCTGTTTCTGCGGCGTTCGGTCCGGAAGGAGCTTGCCGCGCTCGGCTGGTTCAAGCCGCTGGTCCTGGCAGCTCTCGCCGGACCGCTCTTCATCATCGTCGGGGCGAGCGGATTCTATTTCGCGCCGGCCGCCCATGCCGCGGTTATCCAGCCGGGGGCAATGACGCTGGCGAGCGTCTGCGCCGCGACCCTGCTCTTCGGGGAGCGGATGAATCCGGCGCGGCTCGCCGGGGTGCTCATTCTCGTCGCCGGCCTCGCGACCATCGCCGGTCCGGGACTGCTCGGCGGCGAGGCCGGCGCCTGGCGCGGCGACCTTCTCTTCGCCGCCGCGGGAACGATGTTTGCCGCTTACACGATCCTTGTCCGGCGCTGGAGGATCGGGGCCTGGACCTCGACCGCCATCGTCTCGGTGCTCTCCGGCCTCATGCTCGGGCCGGCCTACCTCGCGCTTCGCGGTCCCGGCGCGCTCCTCTCCGCCTCTCCCGCCGTGCTCCTCGAACAGGTCGTCGTGCAGGGCATCCTTTCCGCCGTCGTCGCGCTCTTCGCATTCGCCCGCGCCGTCCACCATCTCGGGCCCGGCCGGGCCGCCGTCTTTCCGGCGCTGGCGCCGTCGATGGCGATCCTGATCGCTATTCCCGTCGTCGGCGAGTTTCCGACCGCGTTGCAATGGGCCGGACTGGCCGTAGCGACGCTCGGACTGCTCATCTCGCTCCGCCGGCCGTCCTAG
- a CDS encoding O-methyltransferase: MPLLTQSPLAPLLDRLFAEAEMASPSVRAIFSETNGEETDRMMRSKTAYLDLYGKLKDIALPVSRETGTLLHMLARSSRAQSVVEFGTSTLYLAAALRENGGGLLITSEFEPSKLARARANLTEAGLADLVEFREGDALETLASDLPDTIDLLLLDGAKSLYPEVLDLVEPHLRHGAFVVADNADYCPDYLDHVRNPANGYLSQPFNVDVELSLYVP; this comes from the coding sequence ATGCCCCTGTTGACCCAATCGCCGCTCGCCCCCCTGCTCGACCGCTTGTTCGCCGAAGCCGAAATGGCCTCGCCGTCGGTCCGCGCGATCTTCTCGGAGACCAATGGCGAGGAAACCGACCGCATGATGCGGAGCAAGACCGCTTATCTCGATCTCTACGGCAAGCTGAAGGACATCGCGCTCCCGGTCTCGCGCGAAACCGGAACGCTGCTCCACATGCTTGCCCGCAGCAGCCGCGCACAGTCGGTCGTCGAATTCGGAACCTCGACGCTCTATCTCGCTGCGGCCCTCCGGGAGAATGGCGGCGGCCTGCTGATCACCAGCGAGTTCGAACCCTCCAAGCTCGCCCGCGCCCGCGCCAACCTGACCGAGGCCGGGCTCGCCGACCTCGTCGAGTTCCGCGAGGGCGATGCTCTCGAGACCCTGGCGAGCGACCTGCCCGATACTATCGATCTTCTGCTGCTCGACGGTGCCAAATCGCTCTATCCCGAGGTGCTCGACCTCGTCGAACCCCATCTCCGGCACGGCGCCTTTGTCGTCGCCGACAATGCCGACTATTGCCCCGACTATCTTGACCATGTGCGCAATCCCGCCAACGGTTACCTCTCCCAGCCGTTCAACGTGGATGTCGAGCTTTCGCTCTATGTCCCCTGA
- a CDS encoding 2'-5' RNA ligase family protein has product MNKMHCMGSVTVGEQLSLAFGSPAPAAISFFALRPDARAAREMTEVGKLCRARCGSSARLYGPDRLHLSLVPAVSRSGFRRCDVEAACGAAARIRINPFTLRFDRLCTFGGRDKRPVVLRCDDDASAVTALRSLLRKELAKAGLCPGITQFQPHVTLFWDRNRVPETRLEAPIGWEVEEFVLVRSLIGRSRQVELARWTLRGG; this is encoded by the coding sequence ATGAACAAAATGCATTGCATGGGGAGCGTGACGGTGGGAGAGCAATTGTCGCTCGCATTCGGGTCGCCGGCGCCGGCGGCGATCTCTTTCTTCGCTCTGCGGCCGGATGCCCGGGCTGCGCGGGAAATGACGGAGGTCGGCAAGCTGTGCCGGGCGCGCTGCGGGAGTTCGGCGCGGCTCTACGGGCCGGACCGGCTGCATCTGTCCCTCGTGCCGGCGGTGTCCCGGAGCGGTTTCAGGCGGTGTGACGTGGAGGCGGCCTGCGGTGCGGCAGCCCGTATCAGGATCAACCCTTTCACCCTGAGGTTCGACCGGCTCTGTACGTTCGGCGGCCGCGACAAGCGTCCGGTGGTGCTGCGCTGCGACGACGATGCGTCTGCCGTCACAGCGCTTCGAAGCCTGTTACGGAAGGAGCTGGCGAAGGCCGGGCTTTGCCCGGGCATTACGCAATTTCAGCCCCATGTCACGCTATTCTGGGACCGGAATAGGGTTCCGGAAACGCGTCTCGAGGCGCCGATCGGTTGGGAGGTCGAAGAGTTCGTGCTCGTGCGCAGCCTGATCGGCCGAAGTCGGCAGGTCGAGCTCGCACGCTGGACCTTGCGCGGCGGATGA
- a CDS encoding PAS domain-containing protein — MDDPMSDLLLSILETPCCRDFAEAWNRWRGAAVAPKRADIRLEEIARWLSLLSVLEIRSREEQVFRLVGTQINEARGRELTGTTLKELSRSEDWPARSRVNEAMAAQPCGITFRAKFRYSVGEDAVSEYLCLPVFPNAPGAPVQLFTIRQPLRNVSMQFPQLNPEKNPVGDDNRFIDIGAGVPDLSLLPEPIPPVSLPRSTP, encoded by the coding sequence ATGGATGACCCGATGTCCGATCTGCTGCTGTCGATATTGGAAACGCCCTGTTGCCGCGACTTTGCCGAAGCCTGGAACCGCTGGCGTGGAGCGGCGGTTGCGCCGAAGCGGGCCGACATCCGTCTCGAGGAGATCGCCCGCTGGCTCTCGCTGCTGAGCGTGCTCGAGATCCGCTCGCGCGAGGAGCAGGTGTTCCGTCTGGTCGGCACGCAGATCAACGAAGCCCGGGGCCGCGAGCTGACCGGAACCACACTGAAGGAGCTTTCCCGATCCGAGGACTGGCCCGCCCGGTCCAGGGTCAACGAGGCCATGGCGGCGCAGCCCTGCGGGATCACCTTCCGCGCCAAGTTCAGATACAGCGTCGGCGAGGACGCCGTGTCGGAATATCTCTGCCTTCCGGTATTTCCGAACGCTCCTGGCGCACCGGTCCAGCTCTTCACAATCCGTCAGCCGCTGCGAAACGTGTCCATGCAATTTCCGCAGCTCAATCCCGAGAAGAACCCGGTCGGGGATGACAACCGGTTCATCGATATCGGCGCCGGCGTGCCCGATCTCTCGCTCCTGCCGGAGCCGATTCCGCCGGTTTCTCTGCCGCGCTCGACACCCTGA
- a CDS encoding flavin-dependent oxidoreductase, whose product MYVAIAGAGIGGLTAALCLAERGMRVRVLEAVDELRPLGVGINLMPSASTILHGLGLAEALDEMAIRTRCVEYRTRYGHLIQSDPRNVEAGFAAPQYSVHRGELQFLLLETVRERLGADAVLPGKAVLRFEQDEEGVRIFFADGSSGRHDLLIGADGLHSAVRAQIHPGEGPLHYEGTMMWRGAVSSGVIGDGRTMVIAGDHDVKFVTYPISERVRRKGRALTNWVAELRRDRPRDIEDADWTREGTREFIESFRGFKMPDMDIVRLMEETGTITEFPMVDRDPIDFWTVGRVTLLGDAAHPMYPIGANGASQAIIDGRCLADTLADMPGPEGLLAYEAARRPATAEIVLANRRSGPERVLDIAAARVTGPEDRIEDLISAEELEEVAASYRNTAGFRKQTG is encoded by the coding sequence ATGTATGTTGCGATTGCCGGGGCCGGAATCGGGGGACTGACGGCGGCCCTCTGCCTCGCCGAGCGGGGCATGCGTGTCCGGGTCTTGGAGGCGGTGGACGAACTCCGGCCGCTGGGTGTCGGCATCAACCTGATGCCGTCGGCTTCGACCATCCTGCACGGACTTGGGCTTGCCGAGGCGCTCGACGAGATGGCGATCCGGACACGCTGCGTCGAATACCGGACGCGCTATGGTCACCTGATCCAGTCAGATCCGCGGAATGTCGAGGCGGGTTTCGCGGCGCCGCAATATTCCGTGCATCGCGGAGAGCTGCAGTTCCTGCTTCTGGAAACGGTGCGCGAGCGGCTTGGAGCCGATGCCGTCCTGCCGGGAAAGGCGGTCCTTCGGTTCGAGCAGGACGAGGAGGGGGTGCGGATCTTCTTCGCCGACGGCTCTTCCGGCAGGCATGACCTTCTGATCGGCGCAGACGGTTTGCATTCGGCGGTCCGCGCGCAAATCCATCCGGGCGAGGGACCTCTGCATTACGAAGGCACGATGATGTGGCGCGGCGCCGTCTCCTCCGGGGTGATCGGCGACGGAAGGACCATGGTCATCGCGGGCGATCACGATGTGAAGTTCGTCACCTATCCGATCAGCGAGCGGGTGCGGCGGAAGGGACGGGCGCTCACCAACTGGGTCGCAGAGCTGCGGCGCGACCGGCCGCGCGATATCGAGGACGCGGACTGGACCCGTGAGGGAACGCGTGAATTCATTGAGTCCTTCAGGGGCTTCAAGATGCCGGACATGGACATCGTGCGCCTGATGGAAGAGACCGGGACGATCACCGAGTTTCCGATGGTCGATCGCGACCCGATCGATTTCTGGACCGTCGGCCGCGTGACCCTGCTCGGCGATGCGGCGCACCCGATGTATCCGATCGGCGCCAACGGCGCCTCGCAGGCGATCATTGACGGCCGGTGTCTCGCCGATACGCTGGCCGACATGCCGGGACCGGAAGGTCTGCTCGCCTACGAGGCTGCGCGGCGCCCGGCGACGGCGGAGATTGTTCTGGCCAACCGCCGGTCCGGTCCCGAGCGGGTCCTCGACATCGCGGCCGCCCGCGTGACGGGGCCCGAGGACAGGATCGAGGATCTCATCTCGGCGGAGGAACTCGAGGAGGTCGCTGCCAGCTATCGCAATACGGCGGGTTTCCGCAAGCAGACCGGGTGA
- a CDS encoding TetR family transcriptional regulator, whose protein sequence is MAERRPPTISSRKQPKQARSAELVAAILEAALQVLAKEGAHRFTTARVAEKAGVSVGSLYQYFPNNAAILFRLQSDEWRETTGMLREILEDLCMPPLERLRMLVHVFLRSECEEAEVRVALNDAAPLYRDAPEAREARETIDDTFRAFMRETLPEATRDLAGELVMNAFSTLGKEFSESPRAEAEIETYGNAMADMLCAYLESLGAKRTG, encoded by the coding sequence ATGGCCGAGCGCCGCCCCCCCACGATCTCCTCCCGAAAGCAACCGAAACAGGCCCGCTCCGCCGAGCTGGTCGCGGCCATTCTCGAAGCCGCCCTCCAGGTCCTGGCGAAGGAAGGCGCGCACCGCTTCACGACCGCCCGGGTTGCGGAAAAGGCCGGGGTTAGCGTCGGGTCGCTCTACCAGTATTTCCCGAACAATGCCGCGATCCTCTTCCGCCTGCAGAGCGACGAATGGCGAGAGACCACCGGCATGCTGCGGGAGATTCTGGAGGATCTCTGCATGCCGCCGCTCGAGCGCTTGCGCATGCTGGTTCACGTCTTCCTCCGCTCCGAATGCGAGGAGGCCGAGGTGCGCGTCGCGCTGAACGACGCCGCTCCGCTCTACCGGGACGCGCCGGAAGCCCGAGAGGCAAGAGAGACGATCGACGACACCTTCCGCGCCTTCATGCGCGAAACCCTGCCGGAAGCGACCCGCGACCTCGCCGGCGAGCTGGTCATGAATGCCTTCAGTACCCTCGGGAAGGAATTCTCCGAAAGCCCCCGCGCGGAGGCGGAGATCGAAACCTATGGCAACGCCATGGCCGACATGCTCTGCGCCTATCTCGAAAGCCTTGGGGCGAAGCGGACAGGCTGA
- a CDS encoding intradiol ring-cleavage dioxygenase → MSGYFTEDSSAAVVNGRTAGTANPRVAELMTSLVKHLHAFAKETGLTQEEWEQAIAFLTATGQKCSGERQEFILLSDVLGFSMLVDAINNRRPESATENTVFGPFHVAGAPVREMGETISLDGKGESCRFEGRVIDLDGKPVEGARIDVWSDNADGFYSVQQPDEQPKWNNRGIFVTGPDGAYNFTGIKPVSYPIPEDGPVGDMLKALGRHAWRPAHMHFLITAPGFEKLVTHTFVEGDPYLTSDAVFGVKESLVAPFERIDGDTLWRSRYDFILTPASQSLTIAD, encoded by the coding sequence ATGAGCGGATATTTCACCGAGGATTCTTCCGCCGCGGTGGTCAACGGCCGGACGGCCGGGACCGCGAACCCGCGCGTGGCGGAACTCATGACGTCGCTGGTGAAGCACCTGCACGCCTTCGCCAAGGAGACCGGTCTCACCCAGGAGGAATGGGAACAGGCGATCGCCTTCCTGACCGCGACCGGGCAGAAATGCTCCGGCGAGCGTCAGGAGTTCATCCTGCTCTCCGACGTGCTCGGCTTTTCCATGCTGGTCGATGCGATCAACAATCGCCGCCCGGAGAGCGCGACGGAGAATACCGTCTTCGGACCCTTCCATGTCGCCGGGGCACCGGTCCGGGAGATGGGCGAGACGATCTCGCTCGACGGCAAGGGCGAGAGCTGCCGTTTCGAGGGCCGGGTGATCGATCTGGACGGAAAGCCCGTCGAAGGCGCGCGGATCGACGTCTGGTCCGACAATGCCGACGGGTTCTATTCGGTGCAGCAGCCGGACGAGCAGCCGAAATGGAACAACCGGGGGATCTTCGTGACCGGGCCCGACGGTGCCTACAATTTCACCGGCATCAAGCCGGTCTCCTATCCGATCCCGGAAGACGGGCCGGTCGGCGACATGCTGAAGGCGCTCGGCCGTCATGCCTGGCGACCGGCACACATGCATTTCCTGATCACCGCGCCGGGCTTCGAGAAGCTCGTCACGCATACTTTCGTGGAAGGCGATCCCTATCTGACCTCCGACGCGGTCTTCGGCGTCAAGGAGAGCCTAGTCGCGCCGTTCGAGCGGATAGATGGGGATACGCTCTGGCGGTCGCGCTACGATTTCATTCTGACCCCGGCTAGCCAATCGTTAACCATTGCAGACTAA